A region of Candidatus Dormiibacterota bacterium DNA encodes the following proteins:
- a CDS encoding glycine betaine ABC transporter substrate-binding protein translates to MKVSRARAMALIGSAALLPQCAGGDVIRVGSKNFTESIVIAEIYAQALEGAGMRVARRLNLGSTEIALAALAHGDIDLYPEYTGTALIDVLHRPPLADPRAVYDAVRIAFLQQYGLVWLEPSPLDDSQALATTPAIARRYGLRTLSDLAGKARLLRLATIPEFITRADGLPGLQRVYGGFHFASVHVYDIALKYRALMTGQADIATAFSTDGAIATDHLQVLIDDRHLWPPYNVAPVVRSAALKKSPRIATILNRIAPAITSAAAARMNAAVENQNVGPADVAAAFLKGSP, encoded by the coding sequence ATGAAGGTTTCCCGCGCTCGCGCCATGGCGCTCATCGGCTCCGCCGCGTTACTTCCGCAATGCGCCGGCGGAGACGTGATCCGCGTCGGTTCCAAAAATTTCACCGAATCGATCGTCATTGCCGAGATCTACGCGCAGGCGCTCGAAGGTGCGGGCATGCGCGTGGCGCGGCGCTTGAATCTCGGATCGACGGAGATCGCGCTCGCCGCCCTCGCACACGGCGATATCGATCTCTATCCCGAGTACACCGGCACCGCCTTGATCGACGTGTTGCACCGCCCGCCGCTCGCCGACCCGCGCGCGGTCTACGATGCGGTCCGTATCGCGTTCTTGCAACAATACGGATTGGTGTGGCTGGAGCCTTCGCCGCTCGACGATTCTCAAGCCCTCGCAACCACGCCGGCGATCGCGCGACGCTACGGCCTACGCACGCTCTCCGATCTCGCCGGCAAAGCACGTCTCTTACGGCTTGCGACCATTCCCGAATTCATCACGCGCGCGGATGGTCTGCCCGGGTTGCAGCGCGTCTACGGCGGTTTCCATTTCGCCAGCGTGCACGTGTACGACATCGCCCTCAAATATCGCGCGTTGATGACCGGGCAAGCCGACATCGCCACGGCCTTCAGCACCGACGGAGCGATTGCCACCGACCACCTGCAGGTGCTAATCGACGACCGGCATCTGTGGCCGCCGTACAACGTCGCTCCGGTCGTTCGATCCGCAGCGCTCAAAAAATCCCCGCGCATCGCCACGATCCTCAATCGCATCGCACCCGCCATCACCAGCGCCGCAGCCGCGCGCATGAATGCGGCCGTAGAGAACCAGAACGTCGGTCCCGCCGACGTAGCGGCCGCCTTTCTCAAAGGCTCGCCATAG
- a CDS encoding ABC transporter permease, with the protein MWGDLAIHLWEHVQLAAAALALALAFGLTFGIAAAYVAPLRAAILALASIGRTVPSLAVLMLLLPWLGVGVASAVVALAILAIPPILINIDLAIREVPRPAIDAATGMGMDGRQRFARVIVPYALPVGVVGVRTAATEVIASATLATFIGGGGLGDDIVRGLQTDDAGLLVASATIVAALAIVVDLIFSRIADRLEVPA; encoded by the coding sequence ATGTGGGGTGACCTAGCGATACATCTGTGGGAGCACGTCCAACTCGCGGCGGCGGCCCTGGCCCTGGCGCTCGCGTTCGGCCTCACCTTCGGAATCGCCGCCGCATACGTCGCGCCGCTCCGCGCGGCGATCCTAGCCCTGGCGAGCATCGGCAGAACCGTGCCGAGCCTTGCGGTCCTCATGCTGCTCCTTCCCTGGCTCGGGGTCGGCGTAGCCTCGGCCGTCGTCGCGCTGGCGATTCTTGCCATCCCGCCGATCCTCATCAATATCGACCTCGCCATCCGCGAAGTACCGCGTCCGGCCATCGATGCGGCCACCGGCATGGGCATGGACGGCCGGCAACGCTTCGCACGCGTGATCGTGCCCTACGCGCTTCCGGTCGGCGTCGTGGGCGTCCGGACGGCCGCGACCGAGGTGATCGCCAGCGCCACGCTCGCGACGTTCATCGGCGGCGGCGGCCTGGGCGACGATATCGTTCGCGGCCTCCAAACCGACGATGCCGGGCTGCTGGTCGCATCGGCGACCATCGTGGCCGCACTAGCGATCGTCGTCGACCTCATCTTCTCCCGCATCGCCGACCGTCTCGAGGTACCAGCATGA